The nucleotide sequence GGAATTATGAGTTTAGAAGTAATTCTTTACGCGATCGGAAGTATTTTCCCCTGGGGATTTTATCTCATTTATACCCAGCCGGATACCGGTAGAAATAAACGTGTCTTTTTTATAATATTCTTCGCATTACTTTTGGGTTGGATCTCCACAGAGTTGGTGCTTCGTGCCAGCGCTTGGATCTGGCCTGAAACCGAGATAAACGCAAAAACGGCAAAATCCATACTTTCTCAAACCGCATTTTTAGCGTTCGTAAAAGCGGGAATGATGGAAGAATTATGTAAATCCATTCTGATCGTAACCTTATCTCTCTCGTTGGCATATGATTGGAAAAGGAAGGAATTCCTTCCGGAAACATTTTTAGTGGGCGGGTTTGTTGCATTAGGTTTTGCCGGAATAGAAAATTACCATTATATTCTCACCGCAAAAGAAGACGATCGGATCCATACTTTCATTATTAGAACATTAAAATCTTCGAATGCACATTTGCTTATAAATCTTTGTTTTGCCCTCTGCCTGATCAAAAGTAACAAAAGGTTATTTTCCGAAAAATACTGGTACATCCTCTCCGGATTTTTGCTTGCGGTCGTACAACATGGGTTATTCGACTTTTTTGTGATCCCTGTGGGAAGGTTCGGACATTGGGCGGCGACAGCGCTCTTCGTAGGAATCTGGGTCTGGATCGTAAAAGACAGAAGAGTGTATATGAAAGAAGAAAAGATCCATAAAATATTGAATGAAGAACAGCCAAGACAAGACCTCGTCTCCCGATCGGTTCCTGAGATAATCCGTTGAAATACAAAGAAATCAGAGTTTCCATTCCGAAAGATTTTGCGGAAGAATTTTCCGCGTACTTGGACGAATGGAAGGTGGCGGGATATTACGAGATCCTATTCGATAGGGAAGAGGCTAGAAAACCCGGAGAAGAGATCATCTCCGACAATACTCCGATCAGAGTGTATTTAGCTGAAGACGATGCCGAGTCCGAAGCTAAGATCTGGATCTATTTGCAGACGGTTGCCCCGGAGAATTCTTTTGCCGAATCCAGATGGATAGAAACGAAAGAATACGAAGAAGCTTATAAGGAATTTTATAAACCGTTTTCTGTCGGAGTTTTCTGGGTAGTGCCCACCTGGGAAAAAGACGACTGGGAAAAAAACAAAATATTGGGGCAAAAAGATTCCGTCCCGGTGTATATCAACCCTGGACTTGCTTTCGGAACCGGGCATCATGAAACCACTCGTTTGGTTTTATCCAGGTTAGGCTCCATCGATCTGAAAGGAAAGAGGGTTGCAGACATAGGCACCGGTTCCGGGATCTTATCCGTGGCGGCGGCAAAATTGGAAGTTTCCAAAATTATAGCCGTGGATATAGATCCAAATGCAGTACGTTCTTCCACATTCAATCGGGACGAAAACGGCATATCGGATCAAGTTTTAGTAGTCGAAGAAGGTGGATTCGATCATCCTAAGATCCTTTCCGAAAAATTCGATCTATGTATGGCAAATATCACATTTGCAGTCTTGAAGGCAAACATGGAGAAAATCGCAAATCTTCATACGGATCATTTTTTATTCAGCGGTGTGATCACGGAAAGAAAGGAAGAGTTCCTGGAGCTTCTTCTTTCCCAAGTGGGAGGTAAATCCGTTTACGAGACCTCCTGGAATGGATGGGAGCTGATAGAGTGGACCCGCCAATCTATATGACGTTTTATTAATATTTTATATCGGAGAAAAAATGAAACATTACGACGTATTCGGGATAGGGAACGCACTTGTGGATATTCTGATCCCAACCGAAGATTCTTTTTTGCAGAAAATGGGCTGGAACAAAGGGATTATGACCCTAGTGGATGCGGAAGTCCAGGGTGGTGTACTTACCGCTTTAGACGGACATAAAAAAGAATTAAGATCGGGTGGAAGTGCCGCAAATACTATGATTGCACTCGCCAATTCAGGCGGTACGGGAACTTACACCGGAAAAGTTACCGAGGACACTTACGGAGAATTTTATAAACAAGATATGGAGAAAGCGGGGATCTTATTTGAAGTTCCTCCTTCCAAAGAAGGGCATACCGGAACCTGTGTGATATTAACCACACCCGATGCCGAAAGGACAATGCTTACTCACTTGGGAATTTCTTCCACATTGACCAAAGAGGACCTGGACCTGGAACGGCTGAAAGCTTCTTCTTATAGTTATGTGGAGGGGTATCTTTGGGACAGACCTTCCACCAAGGAAGCCTGTCTTCTTGCTATGGAAGAATCCAAAAAAGCGGGAGTAAAAGTGGCATTTACATTCAGCGACCCGTTTTGTGTGAACCGCTCCAGAGAGGACTTCTTAAAACTTACAAAAGAATATTGTGATTTAATTTTTTGTAATGCAGAGGAGGCAAAAGCATTAGCTGCCACCGAATCCAAGGAAGATGCCTTAAAATTTATCTCTTCACTTTGTAAGAATGTTATGATGACCGACAGCGCTAACGGTGCGTTCGTTTCCGTAAATGGAACGATCAGTCACGTAGGCGGATTTCCTGCTCAAAACTTATTAGATACCACAGGGGCAGGGGATTGTTTTGCGGCAGGTGTGTTATACGGACTCACTCACGGATTTTCTCTCGAGAATGCGGCAAGATGGGGAAACTATGTTGCCTCCAGGATCGTCCAAGAGATCGGGCCTAGACTTTCTGTCAGACTTATGGGAAGACAGGAAGAGATCCTCGGGAAGACACAGGGCTAAGAAGAGACGCAGAAGTTTTTTGCACACAGAGTCACTGAGACACGAAGGGGATGATATAAGAGTGTAGGAATTCTTACTCTAAATTCTCTGAGGTTTTGTGCCTCTGTGCGAACTTATGGACAAGAATAAGACAATGAGATCGTGCTCATGTTTCCGTTCTCAGGAACGGAAAACGTAAGCGGAGTTCCTACGATGGTATCGGGAAACCCGTCCACGTAGGAAGTATCCGACAGACAATATAATTTATGGGTTCCAGGGTTGATGTATTTGATCCTTGACGTTCCGCTTCTTGCAGGTGTTGCAGCTAACGGAAGTTTTGTGAGAATATCCGTTTCATTTTCCCTAAAAACGGCAAAATAATGTGTCAGATTTCCGGATCCGCCGGTGATTGCGAGTGAAGAAGCGCCGCTTGGATAGATCGTTCTGGATCTGGAAAGTATCCCCCCGCCTATATCCGATTGACCTGAATGTCTCGTTTTCCAATCGCTAATAGAGATCAATGTTGCAGCAGTACTTCCATCCGCCGCCTTAATGGAATGTACCATTAAGTTTTCTTTCAGGTTCATTCTAACTTCAAAGATGTAAGGCTCGAATCCGGGTTTAAAATCCATATCCGCCTCTCCCGCTTGGACGGAATAAAGAAGCGGAAACACTAAAGGATATCCTGATTTGTCGGTAGTTCCTGCCGCATACGCAAGCCTTGGAACTATATTAAATCCATAAACACCGTAGTTGTCAAAGAAGGTAACTTTGGTCAGGTCCACACCCGGAGAATTTCCCCAACCTGTCACTAAAGAACGAATATACGTTCCGGTGTAATAATACTGGCTTGGGAATCCGAGAGACGTTCCTGAAGTTGGATCGTTCGACGGATATTCCGCTCCTTCTCCGTTTAAGAATTGGATCATTTTAAATTCACCGTTCAAAGATCGACAAGTGTTTGCGTTTAAGGTATATGGTTGTGTACAATACACTTCTCTGTTTGGGGCGACATTGTCCCAGAAAGCTTTTGCAGCGACAGCTGTTCTGATCTGAGAAAGATTATTTAGACCGTCCTGGTATTTGGAAGAAATTCGGATCTCACCTATATCGATATAAATAGGTAGATTTGCCATTTTAGGAAGGGCGCTTAAATTGAAGGTAGGATCACCGGACGGATCCATGTATACATCACCAGTACCGTTATTATACTCGGTAAAATCCAAAGGACTGTCGGTTGCATACGTACCTTTGAGTAGAAGTAACATTCTACTATTAAAAAGAGTGCTGATTACGGGATTATCCGTGGCGTTTCCTTCCCAATCTCCTACCTTACAATCCGAAACGAGTGCGAACAAAAAGGAAGATAGAAATAGAAAACGATTCGTTTTGGAAATCATAAGAATACGCTCACCATTAAACCGAAATGGAAAAATTCTGTATCCACTTTATTGTAATAATACGGGTTATTCAACCTAGGATCTACAGTCGGACCTACGTAAGGATATTTAGTTTCCGCAGGAGAATTCAAATCCGATTCGAAAATTTTATTATAATCCAGTCGGATCCCGATCCGGATTTTTTTTCCTGCTACGAAACTTGCCTCAAATCCGGCGAATAATGTATCATTCCAGCGGGAAGTATTAGCGGGTCTGGCAACCACGTAGGTTTCTCCGAATCCCGCCTTGACCATAAAAGTAATCGGAAGTTCGAACGGAAGTTTATAACAAAGGGCGCTATATACCGGGATCGTCGTAAGAGCTCTTTCGGATCTGGACAAATAGTTGGAATAAGAAGCTCCTACTTCCACATAAAAGATCCAAGGCCAAGGAACTCTGTAAAAAAATCCACCACCTAAAGTTGTATCCAAATATCTCTGAGCTTCGGAACCGGGGAACGGGTTAGAAGCTCCTACCCAAGCGCCTATCTCCGGTTTTCTATTATCATAGAATGTAGGAAGTTCTTCTTCTAATTCCTCGTCGTCCGTGTTGTCTTTTTTGTCGGAGCGGGTAAGTCCTGAAGATGGAAGATTCCCTCCTGCTTGGGCTAGGATCAATTCACCATTTTTAAAACTGTTCCCGATCTTATTAAAATCCATAGGAGGAGAAACGGGATTTCCGCGCAGATATTTTATAGCTTTGTTATCTAATTGGTCCGGATAAGGGAAAGTTTGTACCCAGGGAAAAAGGAAAAATGCAATCGGAAGGAGTTTTTTCATCTGGGAACTCCGCCGTATTCTTTCCTGTTTTGGTACATACGATCAATTTGAGGAAAAGAATCGTAGTACGCTTTTAGAAAATACAATCCGTAAGGGGGTAGGGTGATCCCTGCGATGGTTCGATCTTTGGAAGAAAGTATTTTCAATATATTCGTCTCTTTGCGCTTCTCTATCGCTATTTCAAAAAGTGTTCCGGTCAGGATCCGGACCATATTATGGAGGAAACCGTTTGCCTTGATTCGTAAACGAAGAAGTCCGGGCTCTTCTTCACTTTCCAAAAGGCTCGCATCATAAATGACCCGAGTTGTGGTCCTACGGTTCCGCATGGAAGTGGCTTTTGCCAAACTTCTGAAGTCATGCTCCCCCTTTAGTAGTTCCAGTTCTTCTCTTAAGCGGGAAACGTCAATCCGATGTTGATACCAGAATGCCCTGTTTTTCCAAATAGGTCTAGGAAACCTTGCATTCACCAAAAGATATTCGTATTCTCTCGCCGTGCAGGAAAACTGAGAGTTGAAATTCAGGGGAACTTCCGCTATTTCATGGATTGCCAGACCCCGGTCGGTGAGTGCATTCATTCCGAGTAGGAACTTCGACAGATTGGGAATGGGGGAATCCGTCTTAAAATTTACGACCATGCCCCTTGCATGAACACCTGTATCCGTTCTTCCGGCTCCCCAGATCCGGGTTTGTTTTTTCAACAGAACTTCCAACGCTTTTTCTATTTCTTCCTGAACTGTGGGAGATTGTTTCTGGCTTTGGTATCCAAAAAAACATCCACCGTCGAATTCGATCAGCAAAGCATAGTTTCTAGGATCTTCAGTCATAGTTAGGAGAGGAAGCAGAATGAAACAAATAGGAGGAAGAAAAGAGAAACGTCTCTTATTTTTCTCCGCCCATTTCATCTATGATCTTATTGTACTCATCATAGAGTTCTTTGGCCATATCGATGATGACGGATGGTTTGGACTTGGACGCCTTACCGGAACCGTACAATCTAGAAAGAGTTCTTTTGGCTCGAATGAGAAGGTTCAGTTTGGAGGCAGCATCCGATGCGAGTTCGTCCTTGAACTTCATAGTAAGATAGGCGGAGAGATAAATGACTCCGTCAAATCCCCAGTTTTTGTCGGTATCCGGACCGAGTAGATAAGAAGCGGCATCCACAGGTTCGGAACCGGATTGCATGATCTCCATCGTTTCCGTGTACCAGCCTGCCGCTTTTTGGTACAGAAGGTCCCGGATCTTGTCGTAACCCATACCGGGAAATTCCGTATTCACATCATCGAAGTACCAGGCCCCACGAACAGCGCAGACCGCTTTTTTTGGTGTAGGAGCTACCGTGACTTTTCTGGATTGATAACATTCTATCGCTAAAAGATAAGAAGCAGCGCCCAGGATCAGATTTCTTTCTTGGTAGAAATCCGTAGGTCCCATAATGGATTCTATGTTTTTGCGTCGAACCTCTGCGGATTCTCGTAGTTTTGCGAGTTCATCCGCATCCAAGCTAGACCAGTCCTTGGGAAAGGCTGTATAAAGACAACGGGGGCAAACGTTTAAGACGTAATCATTCGGGGAAACCCTGCCGAATTTTTTGTTTTTTTCGTATAAGCGACGTAATTCCTGGGTAAGTTTGCCCGCGATCAGCCTTCCTCCCCCTTGGAACATACTTTCCCTTTGGTGTACCTCGCTACAAATAGGGCAGACCGTATCTTCCTTGTTCCGAAACGAGATTTTTTTGCCTTGGGCTAATGCAGTTGCTGTCATACGAAGAATTTCCGGAAAAATCGAGCCGGAAGCATCAATTCTCACCGTATTCTAACCGATAGACTAAGAAGAAAAGCACGATTTTCGGGTTGAACCCGATCTCCGCAGGGAGAAGCTAAGGAAAAGGTCCGCCAATGAAAAAACTTCTCGTTTTCATGATCGCGATGTTAGTCGCCCCAGTTCTATTACACGGCGAAGCCGTTTCTATGAAATCGTATAAGAAGCGGATAGAGCTCTTAACTTATTTAAGAGAGATAGAGCCTGTCGTAAGAAATTATCCGGGAGAAGTAAAAGCTTCCGGAACCGGTCAAACCCAAGCAGACGGGGAAAGACTCGCGAAGTATAAAGAACTAAAAAGATTGTACCAAGAAGGTCTTCTGTATTTTTTCGAAGGGAATTTCGTAAATTCGTATCGTAGATTTTTGGAGTCCCAACTTGGAATGGAACTTCTCTTGGAAGAACTTTCGCAAAGTTATGTGGAAAGAACGGAAGAGATCCTAAAAACCGCGATCGAAAAGAAAAATCCGAACAATCCTACGGATAGAGCACTTGTAGATATTTCCGTGGAATACGGAAAAAACAGTTATATCCGTGCGGATATTAAGGAGAATAGAGAAGCTCCTTTTACCCGCAGAATGTACAATCCGAGAGAATTCCATTATGTGGTGAATAAATACACCATCGAAAAAAATATGGAGTTAGGTTATCAGTTCTTGGGAGAAGCCAAGGAAGCTAGGAATAACGCACTTAAGATAGAAAAACATCTGGAGAAACACCAGAAACTTCAACCTGAGCATAGAAAACATCGTATCGAAATGTATTTGGGAGCGATCAATCTTTGCAGGGACGCAAGAGCGAATGCGATGAATATTTTCAAACTTAAGTATCCTTACGATAACTATTATCTGCAAAGATCCGATGCCAAGTCCGAAGAGACTCGCAACGAGATCGGAGAGGTTACACCTGGACAAGTTGTTTCCGTAGAAGGAGTCACTTACGATTTTTCTACAAACCCTCTGGTTCGTGCAGATAATAAAATGAGCCCTGTATTCGACAAAAGAATTCCTGATGATTATCGCAGAGACGCTGTGGATATTTTGGGCAGAATTTACGACGACGAGGTCGACAATAAGTTGTATCTTCGTTGGGATGCTGAGACTCGTAAAAAACTTCTGGGAGACAAACTACCTCCGGGAACTCAGAAAAGAAAACAAGCTGCAACCGAGCCTAATAAATAAGATTTTTCGATTCTTCTGAGTGGAAAAAAGGCCTGCTTCCAAACGAGGACAGGCCTTTTTTATTTCTGAAAACGCTATCTAGCTAAGGCGAACATTGTAAGTTATAAGAGAGGCTAAGTTTTTTTCACTCTAGACTTAGAGTCGCAAAGGGGAGAGATTTGATGAAGTTGTTTTCCTTATAAAAAGCTCTTTGCGTCTTTGCTGCTCTGGGTGGCAACGGTTTCTGAAACTTAATATTCCATCTAAAGGTCTCTCAAGAATTTGCTTTCCATGTTCGGAGAGGTACTAAAGCATAGTTCGCATGAATCCACTTAAGTTTATGGAAAGCCGTTTGGGCAGGTTTTCCCCTAAGTATCGCAAACTGGTATTACGAACCTATGTCGTTACATTAAGATTGGTACTTACGGTAGCGTTTCCCACTATGATCGCCGGGATTTTTTATGCACTTATCGGAAAGAGAGAAAAACAATATGCGGCTTTTCTAAAAGGTTCCAAAACTTGGGGACCGGTCGTGATCCGCATGACCAAAACGGATCTGATGATAAAGAATGAAATGGAGATCCCGGACAAGGGTCATATGATCTTCTTAAATCACGTAAACGAAATAGATTTTCCTTATGATTGTTTAGTGGTAAACAAACCGTATCTTGCAAACCAGGTGATCAAAAAAACTTTGGTAGCTTATTGGTGGATGAAGGCAATGGGATCTCAAGTTTTTGAGACCTCCAAGGCCGCTACGATCGCAGTTTCCGTTCGTAATTTATTAAAAGGACTTTCCACTACTTCTTATATAGTGTATCCGGAAGGTCATAATTCTTATTCAGAGGTCATCCAGCCTATGCAAAAAGGGATGATTAAACTCGCTTATGAGAATAAGATCCCTGTAGTGTTAGTGCTAAAATCCGGGATCACCGCCTACCAAACGGAACCTATGTATGCTAAAGTCGGCTACAAATTTATTGGAAGATACGAACCATGGACCCACGATACTTGGGAAAGTTTTAGGGATTTCCTATATGAAACCATGAGCAAGGAAAAGATCGCATTGGATTCCGAGATCGGGACTCTGCGTGAACCTGTCTCTTCCAAATCCAAGTGATCAAAAGACTACTCATCGCAAACAGGGGAGAGATCTCACTCCGTATCCAGAAGACCTGCAAAAAATTGGGTATCGAGACTGTAGCCGTGTATTCGGATGCGGACAAGGATGCACCTTTCGTAAAAGCAGCGGACTTCTCCTATTATTTAGGAGAGTCCGAACCTTCCAAATCTTATTTAGTAATTCCTAATATTCTAAAGGCCGTCCGTGAGACCGGAGCGGACGCAGTACATCCCGGTTACGGGTTCCTGTCCGAGAAGGCCGAATTTGCAAGAGAGCTTTCCAAGGCTGGAATTTCCTTTTTAGGACCTAAGCCTGAAACGGTGGACCTAATGGGAGATAAGATCCGTTCTCGTGCAGCCATGGAAAAGGCGGGAGTTCCTGTCGTTCCAGGATACGAAGGAGATTCCCAAGAACATACCGTATTACTAAAAGAAGCGGAGAGGATCGGATTTCCGATCATGATCAAAGCCAGCGCAGGCGGCGGCGGAAAAGGGATGAAACGTGTCTTTTCCAAAGAAGAATTTTTGCCTTCCTTAGAATCCGCCCAACGGGAAGCCGGGAACGCCTTCGGCGATCCTAGAGTGTTTTTAGAAAAGTATATTATAAATCCTAGACATATCGAGGTCCAGGTTTTCGGGGATTCTTCCGGAAAAGTGATCCATCTTTTCGAGAGAGAGTGTTCCATTCAGAGAAGGCATCAGAAAGTAGTGGAGGAATCTCCCGCACCGAACTTGTCTTCCGAGCTGAAACAAAAAATATGCGAAGTAGCAGTTAAGGCTGCTTCTTCCATCGGCTATTTGGGTGCAGGAACTGTGGAATTCATTTTGGGAGAAGACGGCGCATTCTACTTTTTGGAAATGAATACAAGACTCCAGGTCGAACATCCGGTTACCGAATCCGTAACCGGTTTCGATCTGGTAGAATGGCAGATTCGAATTGCAGAAGGTATAAGTATCGAAAAGTTTACCGGAGGAAAATCCCCTTCTCAAAGTGGACATGCGATCGAAGTCAGATTATATGCGGAAGATCCGGAGAATGAGTTCCTACCTTCTATCGGAAAAATAGAACTCGCCAAATTCCCCGAAATCCAGAATGTCCGAGTCGATTCTGGAGTAGTCACCGGCTCCGAAGTATCTCTCTATTACGATCCGATGCTCTCTAAGGTGATCGGGATCGGAAAAACAAGAGAAGAAGCGCGAAAAAATCTGATCGCGGGACTCGAGGAAACGATTATATTCGGGCCGATCACAAATCTGAATTATCTAAAAGCGATTTTGGAACATTCTGAATTTGTAAAGGGAAATACAGATACTCATTTTTTAGAAAAACATAAAATAGATTGGGAAGAATCCGGGGAAGAAAAAGAAGCTCTTATGAGAACAGCTTCCTTTTTGGCGAACCGTACAGTGAAAACTTCCTCCGTATGGGAGGCCGTCGGGCCGAACGGAGTTTGGGGAGAAATATCTTGAACCGTTTGTTCCGACTCCAATGGAAAGAAAAAGAATACGTTTTGGACCTGGGAGATTCTTCGTCCAGACTTTTCGGTCCTGAAAAAAAATGGGAGTCTCTTCTCACTCATTACTCTTGGACTAGGGAAGAGGACGGTTCTTATTCTTTACCGGATGGGAGTGTCGCATTACTTAGAAGCGGAAAACTTTTTATCCATACAAAAGGAAAAACATTCCAGTTTGTGATCAAAGGAAGAGAAACTTCGGATGCTCAGGCGGCGTCTTTAGAGATCAAAAGTCCTATGCCGGGCAAGATCATCAAGGTAGAAGTGAAATCAGGAGATTCCGTTCAAAAAGGACAAACTCTTGCGGTAGTGGAAGCAATGAAGATGGAGCATGCCTTGAAAGCAGGAACAGACGCTAAGGTCCAAGAAGTCCTCGCAGCGCCGGGAGATATTGTTTCCCAAGACCAGTTGTTGATCCGATTGGGTGAATAAAAAAATTCATTCCAAATCTACTGCTGAAAATTTTTCCGATACGGAAACATTTCAACATTGTTAAAAAAGTAATTCTTATTTCGAACAATTGCTATAATAATTTTAGAATCCGGTTCGTTTATGAGTTCGCGACCCTTGTTCTAAAGAAAGGGTTCCCGGAATAAATTTGACATCGCCTTAGACACTATTATAACTTGCGAATTCTATAAAAAATCCAGGTTACTGATGAAACATTTCCTCGTTCGCATTGGCTTGATCGCTATATTGGCCTTTGTCTATACACAAAGTATTTCCGCGGATCCAGGGCTCTTGGATGGTTGTGAAAAACCTCCTGAGAGAAAGGATCTACCATTCTATATCAGTCCTAAAAGACAGCTCTGTATAAAAGATTTGGAAAAGAAGAAGGAGGGTTGGTTTCCCACCGGACTTCCTCTTTTAAATTCGGATCCGAATACCGGAATAGGATATGGGATCCGCGTATTCCTTTTTAATAATGGAAAAAAAGAGGATCCTTTTTTCGAATACACCCCTTATAAGTTCAGGATTTACGCTCAATATTTTGATACTACCAAACAAAGGCAATTTCATGAAATCGCTTTCGATGCTCCTTACGTGTTTGAAACACAATGGAGATTGAGAGGCGGTTTGTTTTATGATTCCAACCCGAATACTTTATACTTCGGAATGGGAGAATCTTCTCTCCAAACCTTGAGTTACCAAGAACGAAATCAAGACGGCGGTCAGGTTCACACCAACGCAACTTTTGCGGATCAACAAAAGAATTTGGCGTATACAAGACCGGGTGGGCCGGGTGATCCGGTGGATATTAACGGAACCGTGTATAACGGATTTCCATCTCAAAATGGATTTAGAGTTACCGATTCATTATATAACCGTTACAATATAATTTCTCCGACTGCCAACTTAAGTGGAGAGAGATCATACGTCGGAGGAACGGTTCGTTTAGTAGCCGGTATGAGATTTTCGCAAAATATTGTGAAAACTTTCGACGGAACTTTGACAAACGGGAACGACCCGATCCTCGACGGTTTTCCTATGAGTTCCACCGGAAAAGCATTCAACGGCACCACTAAGCTCACAGAGGACAATACTGCCGGAAAAATTTTAGGATATAATGGAGGGGTAGTAAACTCTCTTCGTTTGGGAGTCGTCTATGATACACGGGATTTGGAACCGGATCCGAACCAAGGTGTATTCTTAGAGGCAACGTATGAAAAATCCGCAAAAACGATCGGGTCTAATTACGATTACTCTAAGTATTTTACTCAGGCGAAATTTTTCTGGAGTCCCTTTCCTAAAGTTTTCGATAAGTTAGTTCTTGCAGGTCGGGCCGGATTTTCGATTACTGAAGGCGACGCTCCGTTTTTCGAATATAGGAATATGTGGGGAACGGAAGGTGTGATCGCCGGATTGGGCGGACGTACTACATTAAGAGGTTATAAACAAGACCGCTTTGTGGGACGTGCAATGGGTTGGGGTAATCTCGAGGTGAGATGGAAATTCTATCAGGTCTCAGTGGCCGGCCAACATTTTGCCTTCAATTTAGTTCCATTCGTGGACTTCGGACGGGTTTGGGACGACGAGCATAAGGCAGGTCTCAAGGATTATAAATATTCCCGAGGTCTTGGACTTAGGATCGCTTGGAATCAGACAACGATTATCATGTTCGATTATGCGGTTTCAAAAGAAGACAAACAGTTATTCGTGAATTTTAACCACGCGTTTTAAGGAAAGAAGAGATGAGAAGAGTATTTTATATAATAAGATCATTATTTACCTTATTCGCGTTTTGTATATTCGCGATTGGTTGTGAAGAAAACTTGGATCGTAGTCCTTACGGATTTAGTGAAGAGGAAGATAACGATCTGATAGCCGGGGCGATTTTTTTCCAAAGTTTTACGAACAATGGTGATGGTACGACGACGGACAGCACAAGCGGTTTGATGTGGAAGACTTGTAGCCAAGGTCAGGTATTCAGCGGAGATGCAACGAACTTCGGTTGTAGAGGAGGTAGCGGAACGTTAGCCAATCCTAGTTCTTTTGGAGCAACGGAATTGCAGTATTGTAGCGTAGATCTACATTCTTGTAATACGCTTGGAATCCCTCAAACGCTAACGAACGTATCACCGATCGGAATATCAGGTAGTTCGGAAGCGTATGATTC is from Leptospira sp. WS58.C1 and encodes:
- a CDS encoding PrsW family glutamic-type intramembrane protease; the encoded protein is MSLEVILYAIGSIFPWGFYLIYTQPDTGRNKRVFFIIFFALLLGWISTELVLRASAWIWPETEINAKTAKSILSQTAFLAFVKAGMMEELCKSILIVTLSLSLAYDWKRKEFLPETFLVGGFVALGFAGIENYHYILTAKEDDRIHTFIIRTLKSSNAHLLINLCFALCLIKSNKRLFSEKYWYILSGFLLAVVQHGLFDFFVIPVGRFGHWAATALFVGIWVWIVKDRRVYMKEEKIHKILNEEQPRQDLVSRSVPEIIR
- a CDS encoding 50S ribosomal protein L11 methyltransferase, producing MKYKEIRVSIPKDFAEEFSAYLDEWKVAGYYEILFDREEARKPGEEIISDNTPIRVYLAEDDAESEAKIWIYLQTVAPENSFAESRWIETKEYEEAYKEFYKPFSVGVFWVVPTWEKDDWEKNKILGQKDSVPVYINPGLAFGTGHHETTRLVLSRLGSIDLKGKRVADIGTGSGILSVAAAKLEVSKIIAVDIDPNAVRSSTFNRDENGISDQVLVVEEGGFDHPKILSEKFDLCMANITFAVLKANMEKIANLHTDHFLFSGVITERKEEFLELLLSQVGGKSVYETSWNGWELIEWTRQSI
- a CDS encoding adenosine kinase codes for the protein MKHYDVFGIGNALVDILIPTEDSFLQKMGWNKGIMTLVDAEVQGGVLTALDGHKKELRSGGSAANTMIALANSGGTGTYTGKVTEDTYGEFYKQDMEKAGILFEVPPSKEGHTGTCVILTTPDAERTMLTHLGISSTLTKEDLDLERLKASSYSYVEGYLWDRPSTKEACLLAMEESKKAGVKVAFTFSDPFCVNRSREDFLKLTKEYCDLIFCNAEEAKALAATESKEDALKFISSLCKNVMMTDSANGAFVSVNGTISHVGGFPAQNLLDTTGAGDCFAAGVLYGLTHGFSLENAARWGNYVASRIVQEIGPRLSVRLMGRQEEILGKTQG
- a CDS encoding LIC11270 family surface protein; protein product: MISKTNRFLFLSSFLFALVSDCKVGDWEGNATDNPVISTLFNSRMLLLLKGTYATDSPLDFTEYNNGTGDVYMDPSGDPTFNLSALPKMANLPIYIDIGEIRISSKYQDGLNNLSQIRTAVAAKAFWDNVAPNREVYCTQPYTLNANTCRSLNGEFKMIQFLNGEGAEYPSNDPTSGTSLGFPSQYYYTGTYIRSLVTGWGNSPGVDLTKVTFFDNYGVYGFNIVPRLAYAAGTTDKSGYPLVFPLLYSVQAGEADMDFKPGFEPYIFEVRMNLKENLMVHSIKAADGSTAATLISISDWKTRHSGQSDIGGGILSRSRTIYPSGASSLAITGGSGNLTHYFAVFRENETDILTKLPLAATPARSGTSRIKYINPGTHKLYCLSDTSYVDGFPDTIVGTPLTFSVPENGNMSTISLSYSCP
- the truA gene encoding tRNA pseudouridine(38-40) synthase TruA — its product is MKWAEKNKRRFSFLPPICFILLPLLTMTEDPRNYALLIEFDGGCFFGYQSQKQSPTVQEEIEKALEVLLKKQTRIWGAGRTDTGVHARGMVVNFKTDSPIPNLSKFLLGMNALTDRGLAIHEIAEVPLNFNSQFSCTAREYEYLLVNARFPRPIWKNRAFWYQHRIDVSRLREELELLKGEHDFRSLAKATSMRNRRTTTRVIYDASLLESEEEPGLLRLRIKANGFLHNMVRILTGTLFEIAIEKRKETNILKILSSKDRTIAGITLPPYGLYFLKAYYDSFPQIDRMYQNRKEYGGVPR
- a CDS encoding DUF2225 domain-containing protein, which codes for MTATALAQGKKISFRNKEDTVCPICSEVHQRESMFQGGGRLIAGKLTQELRRLYEKNKKFGRVSPNDYVLNVCPRCLYTAFPKDWSSLDADELAKLRESAEVRRKNIESIMGPTDFYQERNLILGAASYLLAIECYQSRKVTVAPTPKKAVCAVRGAWYFDDVNTEFPGMGYDKIRDLLYQKAAGWYTETMEIMQSGSEPVDAASYLLGPDTDKNWGFDGVIYLSAYLTMKFKDELASDAASKLNLLIRAKRTLSRLYGSGKASKSKPSVIIDMAKELYDEYNKIIDEMGGEK
- a CDS encoding LIC11274 family protein; amino-acid sequence: MKKLLVFMIAMLVAPVLLHGEAVSMKSYKKRIELLTYLREIEPVVRNYPGEVKASGTGQTQADGERLAKYKELKRLYQEGLLYFFEGNFVNSYRRFLESQLGMELLLEELSQSYVERTEEILKTAIEKKNPNNPTDRALVDISVEYGKNSYIRADIKENREAPFTRRMYNPREFHYVVNKYTIEKNMELGYQFLGEAKEARNNALKIEKHLEKHQKLQPEHRKHRIEMYLGAINLCRDARANAMNIFKLKYPYDNYYLQRSDAKSEETRNEIGEVTPGQVVSVEGVTYDFSTNPLVRADNKMSPVFDKRIPDDYRRDAVDILGRIYDDEVDNKLYLRWDAETRKKLLGDKLPPGTQKRKQAATEPNK